One Glycine max cultivar Williams 82 chromosome 8, Glycine_max_v4.0, whole genome shotgun sequence genomic window, AAATTTCTTGGCCGCTTTACTTTGCAAAGTatcctcatttttttaatcattgagTTTGAATTGGATGGTTGTGTCTGAGCGTTCATGTAGGAACAACAGCGAAAACAGCTTGATCTGATTCTTGCAGTTGGGAAAGCTAGTAAGCTATGGGAAAGCAAGCAAGAAACCAATGAACGACATGATACGTTAGAATTGTCTAATTCAGCTGAGGATGGGGTAAAACAGGAGGTGCACCAAATATGAAGATTGGGTTAAAATAAGGGGAAATTCCTGAAATTTGAAAGTGACAAATCGTGGtgcaatatttttgttttttttttccgtgtACACTGTATAATCGATTGttacacaaaatcaaaattaccaGAATTTTATCAGCACATAAATAATGATTATTCGTTTTTCTAGAGTACCTCAAATTTGATGTGGATACAGGTGAGAAGAGATTACACGAGAGTCAAGACAAACTAATGTGGAGGCTTTTGTTGAACTCTGTCCAGTTATAGGGTAAAAGTTCAGCAACGTATCTGTTGGGTTCTTTGTGCTTGTGCATGTACACTCTGAATTCAAGTTTGTAAGCTGTTATCCATCAATTTTCTTTCTACATGCTTAAGTTGGTAGTTATAAAGGCTCggtataacatttttttctctcacctGCATGTTTCTGTATCATATTAAAATGAACCTTCAATATTCATTGATAAATATTGATAATGTTAGTTGGTTAAGGCCGTGAAGTAAAGGATTCATATCCTTTCAAGGTAATTACCCTAAGTAAAATCTATTCGATTCGATGCTTCAGCACCTCCTATACACTGTTGACACTTGACAGCGGAACACCCccctttaaagtttaaattatgTACCTCTTTAAGATTTTATAGTCGAAGGACCTCGCGATATAATTTTTCTGTAATCAGCATTTCAACGAATGTTTTCTGCCAAGCCTATCGGGCCCTGCTACTGCTAAACAGATTGGTCCTATCCGAAAAGTTCTCCATGAACTCTGGACTATAAAGAAACCAGTTTGTTTATCTGCTATGTTCAAATTGGCATCCCCTCGTGAAGAATTTGTGAAACTCAACTCTAATAGGACTTTGAATTTGCAAACTAAGAAGGCTGTTGCAGGTTGCATCCTAAAGGATCACCTTGGCCATCTTATAGTAGGCCTCATCTTTGGGATCGTGTACCGTCATAAAGGCTGATCTTTGGGGTATTCACGAGGGAAAGGGACTACAGCTCACACTATCTAGATTCTAGACTCTAGAGTTTTGATAAGtgtaaaatatgaattaatttgatagtcaattttgactaATAAATGAGTGtaattttttcactttattattatttttaatgaaacaatgaagaaattaacatttttgatatttttttattagcagaaGTTATGAGAAAAAAGAATTGAAGTGCTTTGAAGAGAAATTGATacaaaaattggaagaaaaaatcTTGAAGAAAAAATGGAAGGAGTAGACAGCTCGTTCAGCGTGTCACACAGGCTTAGCGTGTATATACTGAGTCTCAGAGCTATCTAAAGTCTATTCATCTCTATTGTGTGGTTTGATCATCTGTGCATTTGTTTTTAGGGATTATACATTGAAAAACGATAATGTCTAAAGTGCATCTCAACATTGCATCACAAGGGATAGAGTGACTTTGTTGTGTCTCTAAATACATCTTTATACGTAATGTTGTTTATGATTCAATCTTTGCAAAAAGatttaagagaaaatatataaattagactCTTCATCATAAGGGACCAGGATTAAGCATATTAATATATGTGGGTGGAAATTAGGAAAGCAgttaatagagaaaaaatattaatattgcatCAAGAGTAGTTAAACATGTTAGACTCCAACATTATCACATTCTGAACTCATCTTTTtgcatttaaattattatttcttattatttttttcttttttccttttatcctcaatttttacatttacaatttCTTTGCTCTTCTACTTCTTCTCTTGCTTACAAATTGAGTATTTACCaatccaaatacaaacaaagtTCATATGGACTCGACACTCGATCTTTCGTTTTAgtctttattattttgataaaattgatgcACTTATCAATCGATTAACAAGTTTTCAAAAGGATTTTAGTGGGTAGTGATTCACTGGTATTGGAACGTTAGCAAAACCATTTTTCCATCACACTTATATAGTGCATCTTTTGAAGAAATGATTagtttttgttaacttttagagcttttaacttttagaaataatttcaaCCAATGTGCTTACTTGACTTGGTGAAATGgaattcatataaaatatgtGTACtacaaaattaagtaaaaagtaGATCGATCTTGCCTAGAATATCCTCACTAAACCAGCTTCCCCGCTAAAGTCAAAGCTCTTGTGCACCTTCCTTCAAAGAACAAAGAGAATTTGGTATAGATGTTCCAAAATTCATTCTAGACAAGGTCAGTCGACAGAGAATGTTTTAGGTTTCAAAGTCATTCACGGGGACATGGTGTAGCACTATCCCATCCGTGCTTCTTTGTGGACGTATGCTCTCACGTTTCACACGGCTGATTTAATTTTGGGTTgatttccattattttttttgtttttattatttttttaggtagATTTCTACGGTTTATAAGTTTGTAAATTaactttcaaatatttaagGTAACTGCATGTATCAAGATTTAAACTCAATTATTTGTAATTACTGTGtcgtttaattataaattattatatatgataaatttatttaattataaattattatatatgataaatttgtaaGATAATTATCCTGAAAatcataataacaataatttgtGATAGGATGACCCTAAAACTTTTTTATACCattaaacttaaattataaagccttatttaaaattttcaatagaTTATAAAACTTATAAAAGCAAAGGTTAACGAGTTTTATCCTTCCAGATAGAATGATCTCGGCGACaatttattaatctttttaagtttttaacggTTGGTGAATCGAAGAGTAACTTGTCTTAACTAAACATACTACTATTTTTTTGGGGTGCTACGCTAAATTGTCTTGGATTGCCTACAAGGCTACACTTCACATTGCAATTATTCACTTCCTTGTTTGTGGTCACAATTGTCAAAACTATCAACGCCACTAAATCGGGGATTGCATGTGAATGTGTGTGAACCCCCACCTTTAGgactttgttttcaaaaataaaaaaataaaaatgtatattcaGTATTTTAGAGCAAGCAAGGATTTGGAAGGGACATTAAAATAGATGTAAGAGAAGCAGCGTGAGTACCCTTGCCTTTTGTGCGACCTTTTTACTCCGCTAATGGTAAAGCTAATTGAATATTCGATTAAAAAGCAGTGAAGCAAAGAAAAAATTGCTttacatttcttgttttttatgattgatAAGCTCAGCACATCATTTGTGACTGGTGGAGTTTTTAGAAAAATGGGTAAAGTAAAGGCTGTACAAAATGGAAAGATTTTCATCTTTGCAGACACACCTTTTTTCGTCCTCTCAGTGGCAAAAAAGATGCGTAGCTAGGTCTGGTCACTCATACAGTCACAATCCCTCTCAGTGCAATGTCAATACTCTAATGGCAACTTTGACTAATTGAAAGCTGTAGAGTCACTGCAAGGAATTCCCAAACCTCGAAAAGGAAACTGAAACGAGAATAGTTTCACAAGCCCAAAAACTTATTTGGTGTCAAATGCTTTCTTGATGTGTGCTAGATCAATCTTAGAAATTCACATTTTAGGATTATGTGACAACCAAAAAGTTCATAAACAGCTTATGTTAAAATGTGTGTTTATCTATCAGAACTTTTCAACAATAACCTATGTACTAAAATTGACGTTGTTACACAAAAACATcaaagcaagaaaaaaatgcaattattattattaaattttcaaattgattcttattgtgtaatttttttaacaagttttacacttatatatttaaatgaatCCCCACACGCCACTAAATAATATGCTTAAGATTTCAACAGTTTTATATGGCATTTTGgtctcaaaattatttttgcagCAGAAAAAATGTCAACGTGATTTCCCTAATTGTGATTAGAATTAATTGAGAAGTTACtatatgattttgatatgaaatgtttacaatttgtgaaattcataAAAGTCAAATTTAATACGAGTCCCATTCAAATCAACTTAACATGGAGTATCAACTATAGGACCACTTCTGCAGGAGCtgtatttgaaagaaaataggtAACAAATACAAGTACTTAATCATTCAATTTCATCGTCCTCTCTACACTATACAAACTTGAGAGATCAGTAGCAGTAATTCATACTACTttacatgcaaaaaaaaaaaaatccaaaatcctCCATTAGATCGAATCAAAATGATTGATTAATTTACATCTATGAAGCACGGACACCACAGTTCCTTGCCGTATCCGGATATGACACCGACACCGATACCGACACAACACCGATGCCTGTGTTCGGGTTGAATTTGATGTATTTGACAGGTGTCCACGTATCCATGTCCGTGTCATGTCCGGTATCCGTGTTAGTATTGATGCTTCTTAGATTTACAACACATTTTTCTGTTAGCATTAGCAAAGACAAAAGCCACACAAAGCACTTGCACTGGCCGCCATAATCAGGTGCAAGCAAAGTAGTAATCAAAGTCAATGACAGTCAAACAGAAAAATCTCTAAACTGAGAACTGAGACAAAAATTAGTTAGCATAATAAATGCGAATTTGAACTACCCCCTCTTGTCTGTGATATTTTTAAACACGCAGAAAGGACAAGGGGCATTTGTTATCTATCCACGACGCAGTTTCTAATAACCAGGCTCAAAGTCTCAAGCCCTCAAACTACTAATAGAACACTGTCCAAGGGGGGCCCCTTGATACTGATGTGGATTCTCCCAATTTGCTTAACCCTCTTGAGTcgttcctttcacttttttctgCTACACTCTGCACTCTGCACTCTGCACTgcaccctctctctctctctctctctacttgCTTGCTATTGCTGCCAACACATCTTCCAATTATGTACCTCTCTTCTCCTCTTTCTTCAGGCTATACGCCATGAGAAGAAAAGCACTACTCGACACtggaaaataaatagaataaaaagcCTTCTTCCTTTTGGTTGGGTTCTTCTTCACATCACAACTTGCTAAAGTTAATTTCTTCAGAGGCCACTGGCATTCGGATCTCAGTTAACTTACATTAAATTTTGGCCACCTAGTTTTCTCTTTTAGATGGGCAGTGACTTCAAGGGGTGGTGACTTGATCACATGCATTTATGGCTTCACTTAATTCATATCATTACTACACAAACACCTCCTTGCTCATCATACTTCTTCTCCATAATTTGTTCTCTCTATCTCTAGCTTCTGCCTCCAATCACCCTCAGCCTGCAATTTCTACAAGGGTAAGCTTTAATCTAAGCCATGTTTATTTCCCTTGATCTTTTTCCCATAACCGCTTAAACTGTGTATATAATACATGGTCAAATATAATAAGGGTAtgtagaaaaattaattaatttggtttgTTTGTTATGTGCAGGAACTGTTATTTGAGGAGAAAAACAGGCTAGGTTCAATTCCTCCTAGCTGTCATAACAAGTGCAATGATTGCCATCCATGCATGGCAGTTCAAGTGCCAACTTTGCCAAGCCATGACTCTAACCCTCCAGATCTTACCAAAACTGCAGCCATGGCAACTTTTCTTAACCCTTCTTCTCCGCAAGGCAACAGGTACTCCAATTACAAGCCATTGGGATGGAAATGCCATTGTGGTGACCACTTCTTCAACCCgtaattataaatttgtaaaatggccctcttattttttttgttggttaaattttaatatttgtggCTTAGGGATCAGCTAGGGTAACAGATTTGCGTCAGCATGGATCCTATACATTGGAGCTTGATACACTTGTACATAGTTTGTTAGACCTCATGATTTCcaactttattatattgttacaTCTAAATTTTGAGAAAGTTATTACCTTTTTCCTGCTTTTGGGTCTTTCTATTAAGGATTAATTGCTAATTTTGTGTCCCATCAAAACAGACAGCAAGAGATGTTGTGTTGTGTCTTGTCCATTTCAAATGTCTTTtcttttccctgatttctttttggtttttggaACTTATCATACTGTGAATTTGTGAACCTATCATACTATGATAACCTTTTCGCTTATCTTGCAATTTTTATTGCCTGCGAGATGGTACATGTTCACAATCACACCGTTGTTTTTATACGTCTCGTAGTCCTATGAGTGATCCCCTACCTTGTCTGTATATTTTACTCATTCTTAAGTGTTCTTAGAGCAAAAGATTTCTCTTAATTGTGAATCATCATCAAAAGATTTCACTAtaatgaaattgtttttttgataatattgtcaaaatatttttaaattaattattatttttaaaaataaataaattatctaagTCCACTCTTAATCAGAAGTAACCTTACAAAATTGACATATTATTAGTGTGAAGAATTCTGCACTATcaactaatgaaaaaaattaaccaaaccATATCGGGAATACtctatttataagaattaaaaatatattaaactcattttaatattatatatgtttaaattatagatttttttggACTAATTAGgttattaatacaaaatattcaCATATTTTGTGGATATCTTTATCGAAAAATTTGGTTAGTTGTTTCTAATATGacttttccttttaatattaCAAAATCAGAATACAAAAATCTTGCTTAAGAGAGTCAAAAGGAAAGTtcgatttagaaaaaaaaagtcttcatGATATATTGATCTAAGGTTTGATGAAAAAGATATATGCTCGAATAGAAATGACTTTGAAAGtatatttgtgtaaaaaaagagaaagaaaaagagaagggacAAGGTAGAGAATTCAAAATCGGTTTCTATACTCATGGTCAACCATTACACATTATGAGTAATTCAGTAACGGGTAGGATGGGTCCAAggtgcatttttttattactatccAACAATTTGATTTTCAGAGGCAAattaattgaatgaaaatattatgCCTCATCCAAGTCCAACAAATTTGCAGTAGTAGAAGACAGTGTACATGATACAATTTCTATCAATTTTCTCATATTATATTAtcaagtttttaaattaaatgataaaaatgttttattattaaaaagtgTTAATTAAAAACGTTTTATTAAATcgaaaaatcattattattttttagttaaaaaataaaccgacaaaaatataaatttgaccCATACAAAGAAAAGCTTTATCACGTGAGTTTTTAAGCTCTCAACCTACCAACCAATTGTAGGGACTGAATCCACCTTCGGGTATCTATTAATATTGTGGCATTTGATGTATTGGTTGAAATTCAAGATAATGTTATAGAATTTACACTAACTCATATTATACTCAAGAATTAGACTCTCTTAACGTATCAATCCATTTCAGCCTAGTTATGTTTGActgtgagaagaaaaaaaagaataaaactgAATAATTAACTTTACTCGACTAGAAGTCTCAAATCGGGGACAAAATTTACTCTACTCCACTAGAAAAAGTCCCACATCGATGTTTAGGAACAATTTCTTTCTAGGACGGTTTCCTGTGTTTTAGGCCAACTGGGATATCACAATTAACAACTCTCTTAAACAATTTGAGCATTTTGAGTTTGCGTTGCGCAGgtgatttaattgtttctttCACCTAATAAATACCCCGTTAGTTTTCTTCCCATGTTTTTATGAAGTCTTATCGTGGTTGTTTCATAGAATTTACATGCAGGAACTGATATCAAACTCTTCAATTCTCGATTCTTACTGTAGACACACTATTGATTGGTCAATTTGACCTGTTTTATTTCATTGGAGGTGAATAGAGATTGGAGAAGGACTACCACTTAGTCAAGAACTCTCTTCTCTTAAATTGGAATTCAACATGGCAGGTTCTCTTATTGTTGCATATTGTATACAACACAAGAATTTGCCCTTAATCAACCTTGCTAAGTGATTTGCAACTCGACTCAAGAGTTTAACTATAAAAGATAACAAtctgtttataatataaattttgagaCACACAACTATACCTTGTCATGTCACTTTGCTAATCTTTGTCACATCTGCACAATCGCTTACATGTCAATTcctctcaattttgttttttcactcATTGTTCTCCTTTCATGTTTATTATTGTGCATTATTCAATTTCAAACTTAATCTTCAGTTtaatattaatcattgtattttaTTGTAATTCATGACTCAATTTCAACAGTTATAGTATTCGTTACTCTCTTTATTTCTCTTGCTGGcgtaaaacaattaatttatttactgcCTTTGAAACATCAATATGATTTCTTTGTAATCATCTAGAAAAGGCCTCTATGCTCTTCCTCTCACCCACCAAAACATTGGTGTATAATGCTTCTGCTAATAGAGTTTTGAAGTTCAAACCTTACAACATTTGATGCATCAATTAAACGAATCTCCAACAAGCATCCAAGCTgatattcttttttctcctttttcaaaCAAGGTTGAAACCAAATTGGGGGTTTTGATTTTGGGTTTCCCTGGTCCATTTGGTTCCAACCCTATATGTTTGGAGATTGAAAAAAGATGGAAAAGGAAGTTGAATTAACATTAAATGTGCACGTATTTTACTGATTATTTTACAGATTACTGATTTGTTAGCAACAGTAAATTCCTATAAAATGCAGACTCATAAATTTAGATATAATCGGAGCCAAGGCCCAAAAAGACTACACAAGAACGAGCAGGCCCGTGCAAGACCCATAAAATCCCCCCATCCAAGTCATGCTTGCTATTACCTAACACATCATCAAGAAAGCTTAAAAACTGTTTTGGTTGGGTACGTCAGGCCCGTGCAGTAGTGCAACACATGGGGGGCACGTGAGAGCCCCAGTAGCAAGCTACTGTAGTGACTCTTTCCctcaaaaaactaatttaatatcGTGTGAACCAATCACGCACAGATATTGAACTGATAAGAACAGGTCCTACACTTACACTTGATCTTAATCAAAAAGCCAAGAAAGGTATActtttttatcttattcttctactctttttttttttttgtagattacatcacattatatttttatctcattttctctttctatcTTTCACTTGGTGTGTGCATAtcatttttcttgaataaatgcatgactattttatcatgaattgTAGAAGACATCTAATGGTCGGTTAAGTTGCAAAGTTGATGATTATAGGTCAATTCAAATTGTTTGTTGGAAGATATGACCATGGCATCTTTGTAACGTTGGGTATAGGAAAGAATCGTTGTCCGCTCCCGTTCCTAACTTCCTATACAAGGTTCCTAACACTTTCCTTTGTACATTGAAATTGAGTCAACTTATATAAACTTCTCAATAACTAATTAAGTATTCTgagtaaaagaaaacaaattaaattaaaaatgcaaatgaaatattttttatataagttaattaaaattaagttcTATTGCAAAAACTTATTGTATAAATAACTTGCtcttaaatagataaaaatttaCTATTTCATGTCACAAATATATGGCTGGCAAAGGTGTTGAAAATAAAGAGTCacttcattttaattaaaaaaagaaagtaaaaacgATTATTTAGGTCTAAAATAGATAAGGTCTGAAGTCAAAGTCTTCTGCAAACGATGAATTTCCAGGAAAGTAGAGTCAAGTGAAAAGATCTATTTAATATGCAGTGAGCATGAGGGGAtcaattagaaatattaaagtTAATTAGCGTTGAATATGGAGAGTAAAAACAGCAAAGTTAAAGTTAATGGATTTCAACGATGTTGAAGAAATGATAAGTGGATAACAATACTCCTCGCATAAATTTTCGTAACAAATACTAAAAGAGAAATAGGAAGAGAACATGAAAAAAAGACCATTagataaaataagtaataagataaaaaaaattacaaaatatattgcTAAAACCTAACAACTTGctcttgaaataaataaaaaacgaCTATTCAAGTCACAAAATAGATAATGAGATTATTCAAGTCATAATAATGAAGTCCAAGTCTTCTGCAAACGGTGTATTTCGAGGAAAGTAGAGTCTAGTGAAAAGTTCTATTTATAATGAGAATATGCAAGGAGCATGAGGGGTTCAATTAGGAATATCAAAGTTAGGGTTGAATATGGAGAGTGAAAGCAAGCAAGTTAAGCAGAAGCTGGGGGTCTTGGATATCCTCAAGGAAGCTGTAACATTCTATGTCAGCAATATCAACTTCATTATCTTCACCTTTCTCAATtcccttcctttcttttttgtcatgctttactttgaaattttgttCCAGCAAACTATCGTTGAGACCCCGGAAATTTTTTCACTTCTACCTTTTAACGAAAGAAATCATGCCTATGAACTTGATGTAATTTATGATTACGGCACAAACATTCCTAGTAGAAGTTTTCGTAAGAACTATTTGCCTGATAAAAGTTTTAGTAAGGATTATTTGCCTGTTTTGATTCTACTTGGATTCATTTACTTGGTGCCTCTTCATGTTCTAGAGCTCTGCTCGGCAGTTGTAACTATGGATTCAGCTTCAAAGCTGTACTCAGAAGAGAATAACATGAGTGTCATGGATATGTTTAAAAGATCCATTGACATATCAATAATGAAAGGCACATTTATCACTTCTTTGTATATGCTCTTTTGGTCAACTTGCCTTTTGATTGCATTCCCATGGATGGCAGGTAACTGTTATGTGCTCTTCAGGGATTTAGGATACTACATATTTTTTGCagtaatttgttttttagtttttgtaaagcTGTTGAAGGTGTATTTGGAATGGAGTGCTATTTGGAATATGAGTTTTGTGATATCAGTTGTGGATGGTATATATGGTATTGGGGCTTTGCGAGTTTCGTATTACCTCAGCAGAGGTAATCAGAAGAGAGGACTACTtgtgatgcttgttttctttgctTTGGGACTTTGTTTAAGGTTGTCATGTGTCTCCCTTGGATGCTATAAAGGAGGGTATGGGATATTTGTACAAATTGGGCTCCTCGCTGTGTTAAATACCCTGAAATGGCTGTCGTGCATGATTTACTTTTCTGATTGCAAGGAGAGGAAAATGCAGAAGAAAGTTGATGAGGAATCAGGTAAAGATCTTGCAAAATGATTCATTGAAGAATGGAACTTGGAGATAATTTGCTGTTATGTAgtgataaatttgtttttatgtgGAGTTAGTGATGAGAATTTGAATAATGTACAAGATGTGTAGAGTGGGAAATATTTATACTTCCATTTGCCAAAAGGAATGTAGGACTTCTGAACTTTTGATCAGGAATAAATTGTGAACAAATGATTTACGTCAAATGGCAAGCTTAcaataaatctattttttttttcctgtctaCACTCTAGcatgaaaattcttttttctatttttgagtAGGGATGAAGGAACTGGTGGCCTAGTACTCAATCAATAAAAACAGAATGGGCTAGGAATGTTTGGCTAGAAAATTTGGAGACCGGTAAAGAATGGGgcactttgttttaaaaacagtaaaatatattttcaaagttttttttatgattttaattataaatttaacaaatactacattgtaattttgttttcaaat contains:
- the LOC100306366 gene encoding EPIDERMAL PATTERNING FACTOR-like protein 1-like precursor, encoding MASLNSYHYYTNTSLLIILLLHNLFSLSLASASNHPQPAISTRELLFEEKNRLGSIPPSCHNKCNDCHPCMAVQVPTLPSHDSNPPDLTKTAAMATFLNPSSPQGNRYSNYKPLGWKCHCGDHFFNP
- the LOC121175294 gene encoding uncharacterized protein, translating into MESESKQVKQKLGVLDILKEAVTFYVSNINFIIFTFLNSLPFFFVMLYFEILFQQTIVETPEIFSLLPFNERNHAYELDVIYDYGTNIPSRSFRKNYLPDKSFSKDYLPVLILLGFIYLVPLHVLELCSAVVTMDSASKLYSEENNMSVMDMFKRSIDISIMKGTFITSLYMLFWSTCLLIAFPWMAGNCYVLFRDLGYYIFFAVICFLVFVKLLKVYLEWSAIWNMSFVISVVDGIYGIGALRVSYYLSRGNQKRGLLVMLVFFALGLCLRLSCVSLGCYKGGYGIFVQIGLLAVLNTLKWLSCMIYFSDCKERKMQKKVDEESGKDLAK